A section of the Rhipicephalus sanguineus isolate Rsan-2018 chromosome 11, BIME_Rsan_1.4, whole genome shotgun sequence genome encodes:
- the LOC119374917 gene encoding uncharacterized protein K02A2.6-like translates to MKMLARSYVWWPQLTQDIENVVKSCCTCQLTQNASPKAPLQTWGWPSRRWQRIHLDFAFADNKWLLVLVDAHSKWVEVFVMNSTTTEKTVERLRGVFASYGLPEEVVTGNGPQFTAKSFTEFLLKNGVRHTRTPPYHPASNGSAERCVQTVKRDLTRQLLDERSSGQSKTLQHRIDLFLFRYRNTPTTTTGQTPAELFLSWSPRTRLTMLQPDLERRMEERFSKVKAQVDERRGSERAYKEGESVQGLRPGDPKWLIGVIERRCSAVTYLVRVGSENRFTHVDNLRPRYFESVEEGPSERPCFVPSSIPDPGSEAPPTSPRPVPVREPPRSATAPPEPPGDSAPSEQPNASPHQGSAPAASPLRIPASPLGAQTLRRSARTRKPPDWYRP, encoded by the coding sequence ATGAAAATGCTCGCGCGCAGCTATGTCTGGTGGCCTCAGTTAACCCAAGATATTGAAAATGTTGTTAAAAGTTGCTGTACTTGTCAGTTGACGCAGAACGCTTCACCTAAGGCCCCACTACAAACTTGGGGTTGGCCGAGCCGCAGATGGCAGCGAATCCACCTGGATTTTGCATTCGCAGACAACAAGTGGCTCCTCGTGCTGGTGGATGCCCACTCCAAGTGGGTGGAGGTGTTTGTGATGAATTCAACAACGACCGAGAAGACCGTCGAGAGGCTGCGTGGGGTGTTCGCATCGTATGGCCTTCCAGAGGAGGTTGTTACGGGCAACGGGCCTCAGTTCACGGCAAAGAGTTTCACAGAGTTCCTGCTTAAGAACGGAGTGCGGCACACCAGAACACCTCCCTACCACCCCGCATCCAATGGAAGCGCCGAGAGATGCGTCCAGACGGTGAAACGGGATCTTACCCGACAGCTTCTCGACGAAAGGTCATCGGGCCAGAGTAAGACCCTACAGCACCGCATAGATCTCTTTCTGTTCAGGTACCGGAACACACCGACCACAACCACGGGGCAGACACCAGCAGAACTGTTTTTGTCGTGGTCGCCCCGCACTCGCCTGACTATGCTACAGCCAGACCTGGAGAGACGGATGGAAGAACGGTTCTCCAAAGTAAAGGCCCAAGTTGACGAAAGAAGAGGGTCTGAAAGAGCTTACAAAGAGGGGGAAAGCGTTCAAGGCCTTCGTCCAGGTGATCCCAAGTGGCTGATAGGTGTCATCGAAAGAAGGTGCAGTGCCGTTACGTACCTTGTGCGCGTAGGATCCGAAAACAGGTTCACGCATGTAGACAATTTACGTCCGCGCTACTTTGAGAGTGTCGAAGAAGGCCCCAGTGAGCGTCCCTGTTTCGTGCCCAGCTCAATTCCAGACCCTGGGTCCGAAGCCCCTCCTACGAGCCCCCGTCCCGTTCCGGTTCGTGAGCCTCCCAGGTCTGctaccgcaccgccggagccacccGGAGACTCAGCTCCCTCGGAACAACCAAATGCAAGTCCACATCAAGGCTCTGCCCCGGCAGCGTCCCCTCTGCGAATACCTGCGTCTCCTCTGGGTGCTCAGACTCTTCGACGCAGTGCTCGTACAAGAAAACCTCCCGATTGGTATAGGCCATAA